The genomic region TAAGGTCAATGACCTACGGCCAGGTCCGTGACATCGCAACACATTCGCGTCCCCGCTCCGCGACGGCAGTGTTTCGTGTGCGCGAAGTGTCCGAAGTGTCCGTCCGTAACCCGCCCCGATTCGCGGCGGTTGCGATACTCCGCTACGGTTCCCGCCATGATGGGGCACTCGCACGCACTCACTGGCGTGGTCGGCTGGATGGCGGTCGTTCCGCTCGTTCAGGGAACGGAATTCCTCACGCTCAGTTTCGACCTGGGACCCGGTGAGATCATCGCCGGCTCGCTCGTGTGCGCGGGGGCGGCCCTGCTGCCCGACCTCGACCACAAGAGCGCCACGATCACCCGGACCTACGGCAAGGTCACCGAGGTGCTCAGCGACATCTTCGGTTGGGCCTTCGGCGGCCACCGCATGGGAACGCACTCGTTCTTCTTCGCGGCGCTGATGGGCACCCTGGTGACGCTGCTGGCCATGTGGTCGGAGCTGGCCGTGCAGATCTTCGTGTTCCTGCTCATCGGCATCGCGCTCCAGGGGCTCGGCTTCGGCCTGGACAAGAACAAGGCGGCGTCGGGCATCATCAACGCCATGGCCACGGGCGCGATCACGCTCGCGCTGTACTCGGCCGAGCTCAACTACACCTGGCTGGGCCTGGCGGTGGCCTTCGGCGTCATCCTGCACTTCTTCGGCGACATGATCACCAAGATGGGCGTGCCGATGTTCTGGCCCTTCTGGAAGAAGCGGATCGGGCAGGACAAGGGCTTCAAGACCAACGGCCCGGTCGAGCAGAAGGTGGTCACACCGCTGCTGACCATCGGCGTCGTACTGTTCTCCGTCTACCTCTTCGACTGGTCGACCCTGCTCCCGGAATACTGAGCATCGCCCGGGGCGCTGTCCTAGGCTGGTCCGCGTGACACGAACCTCGGAGAACCTCAGCCCGGAACTGCACTCCTACATCGTCGCCCACACCACGCCCGTCGACGACGTCCTCGCGGACCTGGTGGCGGAGACCGAGCGGCTCTTCCCGGACTACAAGGGCATGCAGATCGGCCCCGAACAGGGCGTCTTCACCACACTTCTGGCCCAGGCGTCCGGGGCCCGCGACGTCGTGGAGGTCGGTACCTTCACCGGCTACTCCTCCCTCTGCCTGGCGCGCGGCATCCCCGCCGACGGGACCCTGCTCGCCTGCGACGTCAGCGACGAGTGGACCTCGGTCGCCCGCCGCTACTGGAAGCGCGCGGGTGTGGACGGCAAGATCACGCTCAGGATCGGTCCGGCCCTGGACACGCTGCGGGCGCTGCCCCGCGAGCCCGCCTTCGACCTGGCCTTCGTGGACGCCGACAAGACCGGCTACGTCGACTACTGGGAGGAGCTGGTCCCCCGGATGCGCGCGGGCGGCCTCCTGCTGGCCGACAACACGCTCTCGCACGGACGCGTGGTGGAGCGCAGCGTCACGGCCGCGGCCGTCCAGGGGATCCGCGACTTCAACGACCACCTGGTCGCCGACGACCGCGTCACCCAGGTGCTGCTCCCGATCGGCGACGGACTGACCCTGGCCCGCAAGAACTGACGCGCCGCGGGCACACCGGAGTGGTCCACGGCGCAGTGGTTCTCTGCCCGCACCGCGCGCCACTTGGGTAGTGTCCAGTTCCATGCGCCTGCTGCACACCTCGGACTGGCACCTGGGTCGCTCCTTCCACCGGGAGAACCTCATCGACGCCCAGGCCGCCTTCCTCGACCACCTCGTCGACACCATCGCCGACCAGCGGATCGACGTGGTGGTCGTCTCCGGCGACCTCTACGACCGCGCGCTGCCGCCGGTGGACGCCGTCCGGCTGTTCGACACCGCGCTCGGCCGGATCCGCGCCACCGGCGCCCGCGCCGTCCTCATCAGCGGCAACCACGACTCCATGACCCGGATGTCGTTCGCCACCGGGCTCATCGACGCCTCCGGCGTGCACCTGCGCAGCTCCCTGGACGGCGTCGGCACGCCCGTCGTGATCGAGGACGCGCACGGCCCCGTCGCCTTCTACGGCATCCCCTACCTGGATCCGGAGATCGCCCGGCACCACTGGGACCTGCCCGAGCGCGGGCACACCGCCGCCCTCGGGCACGCCATGGACCTGGTCCGCGCGGACCTCGCCGAGCGGTCCGGCACCCGTTCGGTGGTGCTCTCGCACGCCTTCGTCACCGGCGGCGAGCCCTCCGACAGCGAACGCGACATCTCGGTGGGCGGCGCCTCCCACGTGTCGGCCGCGGTCTACGACGGCGTGGACTACGTCGCCCTGGGCCACCTGCACGGCCGCCAGACCATCACCCCGTCCGTGCGCTACCCCGGCAGCCCCCTGGCCTACTCCTTCTCCGAGGAGCACCACGTCAAGGGCTGCTGGATCGTCGACCTGGACGCCGACGGCCTGGCCGGCTGCGAGTTCCTCCCCGCACCCGTCCCGCGCCCGCTCGCCCGGATCCGGGGCCGGATCGAGGACCTGCTCACCAGACCCGAGTGGGAGGCCTACACCGGGCACTGGCTGGCGGTCACCCTCACCGACCCCCGCCGTCCCGCCCACCCCATGGACCGGCTGCGCGAACGCTTCCCGCACGCGCTGTTGCTGGAGTTCGACCCCGAGGGCGGCACCGAGCGCTCCCGCGCGGTGACCTCGCCGGTCGCCGACCGCAGCGAGCGCGAGGTGATCGGCGACTTCGTCGAGTGGGCGCGCGGCACCCCCGCCACACCCGAGGAGGAAGCGCTGGTGAACGCGGCGATCGAGCAGGTCCGACTGCACGAGGGGGCGCGCTGATGCGGCTGCACACCCTCACCGTGCAGGCCTTCGGGCCGTTCGCCGGCACCGAGCGCGTCGACTTCGACCGGCTCGGCGCCGGCGGCCTCTTCCTCGTCCACGGCCCCACCGGCGCGGGCAAGACCACCGTGCTGGACGCCGTGTGCTTCGCGCTCTACGGCTCCCTGCCCGGGGCGCGCGGCAAGGACCGCTCCCCCAAGAGCGACCACGCCCCGCTGGACCGCGTCCCCGAGGTCACCCTGGAGTGCACCGTGCGGGGGCGCCGGGTGCGGATCGAGCGCCGCCCCCGCTGGGAGCGGCCGAAGAAGCGCGGAACCGGCACCATCACGGAGAACGCCAAGGTGGTCGTGAGCGAGCGCGTCAACGGCCGCTGGGAGGGCGTCACCACCCGGCCGGACGAGGCCGGACAGTTCATCGGCGACCTCGTCGGCCTCACCATCGACCAGTTCTGCCAGATCGCCATGCTTCCCCAGGGCGACTTCGCCCGCTTCCTGCGCGCGAAGTCCGACGAGCGCCGCGAGTCCCTGGAGCGGATCTTCAACACCCGCGTGTTCCGGGACGTCGAGGACTGGTTCAAGGGGCACGCCAACCGGCTGCGCCGCGAGGTGGAGAGCGCCGACGACCGGGTGCGGTCCGTGGCCGGCCGGATCGCCGAGGTCGGCCGCTCCCCCGCGCCCGACCTGCCGGAGGAGCTGTCGGCGTGGGCGGCCGAACTCGCCTGCGTCACCGCCGCGACCGCCGCCGACGCCGAAGCGGTGGCGGCCGGGTTCACCGAGGCGCGCGCGTCGGCCCAGCGCGCACTGGCCGAGGGTCGCGAGGTCCGGTCCCGGCAGGAGCGGCTGGCCGCGGCCAGGGAGCGGCGCGACCGGCTCGCCGGGGCCGCGGAGGAGCGGGCCCGGATCGACGTCCTGTTGGCCGCGGCCGAGCGGGCCGAGGCCGTGCTGCCGTTCCTGCGGGCGCGCGACCACCGCCGCACCGAACTCGACAAGGCCGGGATCGCCGTGGCCGACCAGCTGTCCCTGGTCGCCGGGCTGGACGACGTCGGCCCCGGCGTCGACGCGGGCGGCGGCGCCGGGACGGGCACGGGCAGCGGCACGGGCGGCGCCGAGGTGGGTCCGGATACCGGCGGTGGCACGCCGGAGGAGCCGGACGGACCCGGGCGCGGACGCCCGCAGGCCCTGCTGCGCGCCGCCGAGCAGCGCAGGCGCGACGAACTCGCCCGGCTGGACCTGCTGCGGGCCGACGCCGAACGGCGAACCTCGCTGGGGCTGGCCATCACCCGCTTCACCGGGCGGCTGGCCGGTATCGAGGGCGAGCTGTCCCGCGTCCGCGCCCGCCTGGCCGACCTGCCCGCACGGATCGAGAGGGTCACCGGCGACCTGCGCCGGGCACGCGAACTGGGCGGTCAGACGGAGGCGGCCGAGGCCGCGCTGGCCGCCGCCGAACGGCGCCGGACGGCGGCCGTCGAGCACGAGCGCCTGGGCGGTGAGCTGGCGGCGGCCGAGGAGCGCCACCGCGCGGCCGTGGACGCGGCGCAGGACGCCCGTGACCGTGCCCTGGACCTGCGCGAGCGGCGGATCACCCAGATGGCGGCCGAGCTGGCCGCCGGCCTGGTCGACGGCGAGCCCTGCGCGGTCTGCGGCGCCGACCACCACCCGCGGCCGGCCCGCCCCTCCCAGGGCGGCCTGGTGACGGCGGACGAGGAGAAGGCCGCCCACGCCGCAGCCGACCGCGCGTGGGCGGCCCGTTCGGAGGCCGAGTCCGCGGTCGTGGCGCTGCGCGAGCGCCGCGCGGCCGCCGCCGACCTCGCCGAGGGGCGCACCGTCCCGGCCGCGAGGGAGGAGGCCCGGGACCTGCGCACCGCCCTGGACGAGGCGCGCGCCGCCGCCGGGGAGGCGCAGCGGCTGGAGGAGGCGCTGGACCAGCTCACCGCCGAGCTGGAGCGGGGCCGCTCCCGCGAGGCCGACCTGGCACGGGAGGAGTCGGAGGTGCGGGCCCACCGGGAGAACGCCGGCGGGGAGCACGAACGCCTGACCGCGCTGCTCGACCACGCCCGGGGCGACGATCCCGGGCTGGAGGAACGCATCGTGCGGCTCTCCGAGGAGGCCGACCTGCTGCGCGCGGCCACCGAGGCCGTCAACACCCGCGACCTGGCCGCGGAGGAGCTGCGCGCGGCCACCGCCGACGCGGAGTACCGCCGCGCCGAGTCCGGCTTCGACGACGAGTTCCAGGTGCGGGAGGCCGCGCTGGAGGAGCCGCGGCGGCGGGAGCTGCGTGAGCGGGCCCGGGCGCACGACGACGGCGTGGCCGCGGCCGAGGCGGTCCTGGCCGATCCGGAGCTGGCCGCCGCCGGGGCGGCCCCCGTACCCGACCTGGCCGCGGCGGAGGCGGTGGCCGAGCGCGCCGCAGCCGCGGCCGACCGCGCGGTGGCCTGGCGGAGCATGCTCCAGGAACGGGCGGACCGGCTCGCCGCGCTGCGCGGGGAACTGGAGGCGAGCCTCGCGGGCTGTGCGCCGGTCCTGCGCCGGTACGCGGTCGCCGAAGGGCTGCGCGGCCTGGCGGCGGGCACGTCGGCGGACAACACCGACAACGTGCGGCTGTCGGCCTACGTGCTGGCCGCGCGGCTGGAGCAGGTCGTGGCGGCGGCCAACGACCGGTTGCTGACCATGTCGGACGGCCGCTACGAGCTGCGGTACACGGTGGACAAGGCGGCCGGGGACGGCCGTGCCCGTTCGGCGGGCGGCCTGGGCATGCGGGTCGTGGACGCCTGGACGGGGGTGGAGCGCGACCCGGCGACGCTGTCGGGCGGCGAGACCTTCTTCAGCTCACTGGCGCTCGCGCTCGGGCTGGGCGACGTCGCCTCGGCCGAGGCGGGCGGGACCGACATCGACACCCTGTTCGTGGACGAGGGGTTCGGCACACTGGACGAGGACACCCTGGAGGAGGTCCTGGACGTGCTCGACCGGCTGCGCGACGGCGGCCGGGCCGTGGGCGTGGTGAGCCACGTCGCGGACCTGCGCCAGCGGGTGTCCACTCGGCTCAGGGTGGTCAAGGGCGCCTCCGGTTCGCGCCTGGAGCATGTCGGGTGAGGGGGTGTGTTCGGGGCGCTTCACGCTGGGGCCTTCGTCGTCGCTACTGCCTGGCTCCTTCGTCGCTGGCGGCAGAGACTCCTCCTGCAGGCACCAGCGCGCCCCTCACACCTGTGCTTTCTTGGGCCGCCGCTCGTGCCAACACCGTCGCCCACCACCACCCTCAACGGACGCCTCCGGCGCAGCCCTTCCTGCTTTGGCCCGGATCAACCCCCTGTGGTTCCGGTAGGTGGGACCGCTCACCTTCGACCCCCTGGTGGGTGGGGTCAATCCCCTGGTGGCGGAGCACAACCCCGGGTGGGTGGGACCAACGCCGGGTGGGGGAGATGGACGACCGGACGGGGTGCGGGTGGGCTTCGGCGACCCGGGTCGGGGGCGCGCCGGGGCGGTGGGAGAATGACCAGCGTGAATTCGCTGGTCAACATCGCCGTGTTCGGAATCGTGGGCGCCATCATGATGGCGGCCCTCATCGGTCTACTCCTCGTGCTCTCCGGGAGCGCGCGCGGGGTGACGCCCCCGGTACGGGTGGCGTTCGGGGTCGCCTCGGTGGTCCTGCTCGTGGCGCTGCCCTCGCTGGCCGCGGCGAACACCCTGGCCGGCGGCGGGAGCTTCTGGACGGCCTTCGCCGTCGCGAGCTGCGTGGTGGCGGTGGTCTACGCCGTGAACGTGGTGCTGCTGCCCGTCATCGCCCGCCGTCAGGCGGCGGCGACCGGAGGAGACGTTCCCGCCGGGCTGAGCCCGTCCCTGCCGGTCCTGGCCCTGGGCCTGGTGTTCTGCGTCGTGCTCGGCCTGGTGGGCGCCGGGGTGGCCGCGCTGGTGGCCTGAGCCGGGTCCCGACCCGGGGGCCGGTCCGTCGAGCGACGGACCGGCCCCCTTCGTATGGGCGGGGCGGGAGGACGACAGGGGTGTGCGAGCTGGGTGGGACGGAAGCGGCCACAGGGGTGCGCGAGCCGGACGGGGCGAGCGGCCCCGCTCCGGCTCAGCCGTCGGCGTCGGCGACCTTGTCCGCGGCCTCGTCCTTCGCCGGGAGTCCGCGCGAGCGGCGGTCCAGCTCGGCCAGGTAGGCGTTGTAGTCGTCCATGTCGGCGTCGTCGGACCCGTCGCGGCGGCTGTGGCGCTCGCGGCGCCGCTCCTCCTTCTCGTCGTCTCGCGACCACTGCACGACGAGCGCGAGCATGACCAGCACCGTCGGGATCTCACCGAGGGCCCACGCGATACCGCCGCCCTCGTACTGGTCCTCGGCCTGGCCCTCCAGCCACGGCACCTCGAACTGGTTGTAGAAGTCCATGGCGATCGGCGCGGACTGCATCATGATCGTGATGCCGAAGAAGGCGTGGAAGCCCATCGCCACCAGCAGCAGCAGGATGCGCAGCAGGAACGGGACCTTCCGCGGGGCGGGGTCCACACCCACGATGATCCAGTAGAAGAGGAACCCCGCGAGCAGGAAGTGCACGCCCATGAACAGGTGACCCAGGTGGTCGTTCATCAGGTTCGGGAACAGCGGCGTGAAGTACAGCGCGTAGGGGCTGATCACGAACAGCGGGGTGGCGACCCCGGGATGCGTCACGACCTTGGAGAAGCGGCTGTTGAGGAACAGGTTCAGCCACTCGCGCGGGCCCCGGTCGCCGCGCCGCCTGGCGGGCTTGAGCGCCCGCAGCGCCAGGGTGACGGGCGCGCCCAGCACCAGCAGGATCGGCACGAGCATGGACAGCACCATGTGCTGGATCATGTGCGTGGAGAACAGCACCATGGAGTAGGTCGCGAACCCGGTGAGCTGGACGGCCACGATCGTGAGCAGGCCCAGGGCGAAGGCGACCGTGCGGCCGACCGGCCAGGCGTCGCCGCGCCGCAGGAGCCGGGCCACGCCCGCGCCGTAGAGGCCGCCGCCGACCACCACGATCATGATGAAGAACAGGTCCGGACGCCACAGGGTCAGCAGCGTCTCCGGGCTCATGGGCGGCGGGACGGGGAAGCCCAGGATCGCGGCGGCCGGGTCGACCGTGCCCTCCAGGGGCGGCGGCGGTGCGGTGCGGCCCAGGCCGACCGACACACCGATCACGGCGGCCATCACCAGGATCTCCACGGCCGCGATCCGCAGGAACGCCCCGCGCCGGAACGACCGTCCCTCCTGGCCGGGCGGGGCGTTCTCGATCCGCCGCAGCGCGTGCTCGCGGTGCAGGTAGCCGAACGCGCCCAGGACCGTGAACAGCACGGCCTTGACGACGATGATGAGCCCGTACTCGGTGGCGAGCAGGTCGGCCGGCGAGGCGAGACGGGCCAGGGCGCTGGCCGCGCCGCTGACGGCCACACCGACGTAGGTCCACAGCGCCATCCGGCTGAAGCGGGCGACCGCGACGGGCGAGTCACGGCCGTCGCGCCGCACGGCGTGGTAGGTGACCGCGGCGAGCCCGCCGACCCACGCCGTGATCGCGATGACGTGCAGGGCCAGCCCGGTCACGGCCAGCTCGTGCGAGCCGGAGGAGGCCGAGTGCCCGGTCAGCCCCGGCGGAGTGACGGCGATCAGCCCGAGGACGAGGAGCCACAGCGCCCCGCTCGCCGTCACGACCGTGCGCCCGAACAGGGCGATCCCGGTGGTGATGAGGACGACGAACATCAGCGCGATGCCGGTGGAGACCGATCCGGCGTAGGCGGTGACCTCGTCGACGCTCACGCCGCCGAAGGGCCGCGCCAGGAACTCCGAGGCCTGGAAGTACATCGTGAACACCGCGGCGACGGCCCAGGCGAGCGCCGCCCAGGTGGCCGCGCGCACGTACTCGGTGGCCTGCTCGCTCAGGCGTCCGCGCTCGGAGGGGAGCAGGACGGCGGCGAGCAGCAGCAGTCCGACGGCCAGGACGGCGGAGGCGTCCATGACGACCTTGGACAGCGGCAGGCCCCAGCGCACCGCCTGCCCCGCGTCCGGCAGTCCGGGGATGAGGACGGGGAAGGCCGCCCCGCCCAGGACCAGGGTCAGGACGAGCGCCCCCAGGCACAGGGCCGCGGCGGCGCCCGCGATCACCGGTACACGACCGGTGCCGGGTGCTGCGTCGCGTTCCTGCGGGGAGGAAGTCGTGTTCTGTGCGGGAGGAGCCACTCGCCACTCCGTCGTCGAGGTCGGTCCGATGCTGGACGGCGTCCTCGGTCCACCCGCCGCTGGCCAGCTCCGTCCGGCGGGGGCCTCGCGCGGAGGAACACCGGAGCCCAGGTTAGACGGTGGTCCGCGGCCGTCTGACCCGGGTCGCTCCCCGGGCGGGTGCCGGGTGACGCGCCCGCCCGGCGCCCGGGCGGCACGTCCAGGGACGCGGCACCGATCCGTGTCACGGGAAGTGACGTTTCCCCGGTGTGGCCGGTCTTCGCGCGATACGCTCGGTGTCCGAGCCGGGATGGCGCCCCTCCCGTCTTCTCGCACCCGACGTCCGGACGCGGCCCTTCCCGCGGACCCCGGCCCTGCTTCTCGACGCGAGCGTTGGAGCCAACCGAGATGACCGAGTTCGACATTGTGGTCCGTTCCACGCGGGTGGTCGCGCCGGACGGGGTGCGGCCCGCGAGCGTGGCGGTCCGGGACGGCCGGATCGAGGCCGTGGACGCCTACGACGCGCCCCTGTCCGCCGCGGAGGAGACCGACCTCGGGGACGTGGCGCTCCTGCCGGGGGCGGTCGACCTGGACACCGGCGTCCACGCACCGGGCCAGGACCTGGCCGAGGCCTACCGGCGTGTGGGGCGGGCGGCACTGCGCGGCGGTGTGACCAGTGTCGTGGCCTCCCCAGCGCCCGCCCGCCCCGCCATCACGTGCGCCGACGCCCTGCACGTGCACCAGCGCGCGGCGGCCGGCCTGCCGGTGTCGTTGTACTTCCTGGGCGGTGTGACCCGCGGGACCGGACCGCTGGACCTGGCCGACCTCCAGGCGGCGGGCGCGGTGGCCTTCCGCGGGTCGCTCTCGGACGGGGGCGCCCCCGACATGGCCGCGCTGAGCGACGCGCGGCTGCGCAAGTCGATGGCCGAGATCGCGGCGCTGGACTCGGTCCTGCTCGTCCACGCCGAGGACGCCGAGGAGCTGGGCACACCGGCGGTGTCGGCGGAGCAGCGCCCGCCCCGGGCCGAGCGGCGCGGTCTGGAACGGGTGATCGCGGCGGCACGGGTGGTGGGCACGCGCACGCACGTGTGCCCGTTCTCCGCGGCGGAGTGCGCCGCCCTGCTCGCGGCGGCGGAGTCGATCGGGGTGGCGCTGTCCGCGCAGTCCTGCGCGCACTACCTGTGCCTTCCCGCCGAGGCGCTCGCCCCGGACTCCCCCGCGCACGGGTGCCGACCGCCGGTGCGCTCGGACGCCAACCGCAAGGCGCTGTGGAGCGCCCTGCTGTCGCCGGACTCGGCGATCAGCACGGTCGGGTCCGGGCATCTGCCCGCCAACGGGATCCACACCCTGGAGTGGAACCTGCCCGCGCTGTGGACGGCCGCCACGCGCCGCGGGCTGGGACTGGCCGACCTGGTGCGGTGGGCGTCGCGGACGCCGGCCGACCTGGTCGGTCTGACCGGCAAGGGCCGGATCGCGGTGGGCTGCGACGCGGACCTGGTGGCCTTCGACCCCCTGCGCAGACGGGTCGTCCCGGGGGATGATCCGAGCCCGTACGCGGGTAGGGAACTGACGGGCGGGGTGGGTCCTGTCTGGGCGATGGGCCGCCGCCCGCCCGGGGATCCGGACACCACCGCCTGAATCCGCTCGAACCGCGTGGCACTCGGTGTCACACCCCACACGACCTGCTTACATGCTGTCAACAAGGCGGCCGACGGCTATGCATGTTGGCGATGGCGCTGTGACGCCTTCCCAGGTCACAGTGGGGGTATCAACGGAGATACCAGTTGGAGGAACAGTGCGCATCGGCGTCCCCCGCGAGATCAAGAACCACGAGTACCGGGTGGCCATCACCCCGGCCGGAGTCCACGAGCTCGTCGGTCGCGGCCACGAGGTCTTCGTCGAACGTGACGCCGGCCTCGGCTCCTCCATCACCAACGAGGAGTACACGACCGCCGGGGCGACCATCCTCGACACGGCGGACGAGGTGTGGGCGACCGGTGACCTGATCCTCAAGGTGAAGGAGCCCATCCCCGCGGAGTACCACCGCATGCGCGAGGGCCAGAC from Nocardiopsis aegyptia harbors:
- a CDS encoding exonuclease SbcCD subunit D, which codes for MRLLHTSDWHLGRSFHRENLIDAQAAFLDHLVDTIADQRIDVVVVSGDLYDRALPPVDAVRLFDTALGRIRATGARAVLISGNHDSMTRMSFATGLIDASGVHLRSSLDGVGTPVVIEDAHGPVAFYGIPYLDPEIARHHWDLPERGHTAALGHAMDLVRADLAERSGTRSVVLSHAFVTGGEPSDSERDISVGGASHVSAAVYDGVDYVALGHLHGRQTITPSVRYPGSPLAYSFSEEHHVKGCWIVDLDADGLAGCEFLPAPVPRPLARIRGRIEDLLTRPEWEAYTGHWLAVTLTDPRRPAHPMDRLRERFPHALLLEFDPEGGTERSRAVTSPVADRSEREVIGDFVEWARGTPATPEEEALVNAAIEQVRLHEGAR
- a CDS encoding AAA family ATPase, with translation MRLHTLTVQAFGPFAGTERVDFDRLGAGGLFLVHGPTGAGKTTVLDAVCFALYGSLPGARGKDRSPKSDHAPLDRVPEVTLECTVRGRRVRIERRPRWERPKKRGTGTITENAKVVVSERVNGRWEGVTTRPDEAGQFIGDLVGLTIDQFCQIAMLPQGDFARFLRAKSDERRESLERIFNTRVFRDVEDWFKGHANRLRREVESADDRVRSVAGRIAEVGRSPAPDLPEELSAWAAELACVTAATAADAEAVAAGFTEARASAQRALAEGREVRSRQERLAAARERRDRLAGAAEERARIDVLLAAAERAEAVLPFLRARDHRRTELDKAGIAVADQLSLVAGLDDVGPGVDAGGGAGTGTGSGTGGAEVGPDTGGGTPEEPDGPGRGRPQALLRAAEQRRRDELARLDLLRADAERRTSLGLAITRFTGRLAGIEGELSRVRARLADLPARIERVTGDLRRARELGGQTEAAEAALAAAERRRTAAVEHERLGGELAAAEERHRAAVDAAQDARDRALDLRERRITQMAAELAAGLVDGEPCAVCGADHHPRPARPSQGGLVTADEEKAAHAAADRAWAARSEAESAVVALRERRAAAADLAEGRTVPAAREEARDLRTALDEARAAAGEAQRLEEALDQLTAELERGRSREADLAREESEVRAHRENAGGEHERLTALLDHARGDDPGLEERIVRLSEEADLLRAATEAVNTRDLAAEELRAATADAEYRRAESGFDDEFQVREAALEEPRRRELRERARAHDDGVAAAEAVLADPELAAAGAAPVPDLAAAEAVAERAAAAADRAVAWRSMLQERADRLAALRGELEASLAGCAPVLRRYAVAEGLRGLAAGTSADNTDNVRLSAYVLAARLEQVVAAANDRLLTMSDGRYELRYTVDKAAGDGRARSAGGLGMRVVDAWTGVERDPATLSGGETFFSSLALALGLGDVASAEAGGTDIDTLFVDEGFGTLDEDTLEEVLDVLDRLRDGGRAVGVVSHVADLRQRVSTRLRVVKGASGSRLEHVG
- a CDS encoding metal-dependent hydrolase, producing MMGHSHALTGVVGWMAVVPLVQGTEFLTLSFDLGPGEIIAGSLVCAGAALLPDLDHKSATITRTYGKVTEVLSDIFGWAFGGHRMGTHSFFFAALMGTLVTLLAMWSELAVQIFVFLLIGIALQGLGFGLDKNKAASGIINAMATGAITLALYSAELNYTWLGLAVAFGVILHFFGDMITKMGVPMFWPFWKKRIGQDKGFKTNGPVEQKVVTPLLTIGVVLFSVYLFDWSTLLPEY
- a CDS encoding O-methyltransferase; translated protein: MTRTSENLSPELHSYIVAHTTPVDDVLADLVAETERLFPDYKGMQIGPEQGVFTTLLAQASGARDVVEVGTFTGYSSLCLARGIPADGTLLACDVSDEWTSVARRYWKRAGVDGKITLRIGPALDTLRALPREPAFDLAFVDADKTGYVDYWEELVPRMRAGGLLLADNTLSHGRVVERSVTAAAVQGIRDFNDHLVADDRVTQVLLPIGDGLTLARKN
- a CDS encoding amidohydrolase family protein produces the protein MTEFDIVVRSTRVVAPDGVRPASVAVRDGRIEAVDAYDAPLSAAEETDLGDVALLPGAVDLDTGVHAPGQDLAEAYRRVGRAALRGGVTSVVASPAPARPAITCADALHVHQRAAAGLPVSLYFLGGVTRGTGPLDLADLQAAGAVAFRGSLSDGGAPDMAALSDARLRKSMAEIAALDSVLLVHAEDAEELGTPAVSAEQRPPRAERRGLERVIAAARVVGTRTHVCPFSAAECAALLAAAESIGVALSAQSCAHYLCLPAEALAPDSPAHGCRPPVRSDANRKALWSALLSPDSAISTVGSGHLPANGIHTLEWNLPALWTAATRRGLGLADLVRWASRTPADLVGLTGKGRIAVGCDADLVAFDPLRRRVVPGDDPSPYAGRELTGGVGPVWAMGRRPPGDPDTTA
- a CDS encoding cytochrome c oxidase assembly protein; the protein is MAPPAQNTTSSPQERDAAPGTGRVPVIAGAAAALCLGALVLTLVLGGAAFPVLIPGLPDAGQAVRWGLPLSKVVMDASAVLAVGLLLLAAVLLPSERGRLSEQATEYVRAATWAALAWAVAAVFTMYFQASEFLARPFGGVSVDEVTAYAGSVSTGIALMFVVLITTGIALFGRTVVTASGALWLLVLGLIAVTPPGLTGHSASSGSHELAVTGLALHVIAITAWVGGLAAVTYHAVRRDGRDSPVAVARFSRMALWTYVGVAVSGAASALARLASPADLLATEYGLIIVVKAVLFTVLGAFGYLHREHALRRIENAPPGQEGRSFRRGAFLRIAAVEILVMAAVIGVSVGLGRTAPPPPLEGTVDPAAAILGFPVPPPMSPETLLTLWRPDLFFIMIVVVGGGLYGAGVARLLRRGDAWPVGRTVAFALGLLTIVAVQLTGFATYSMVLFSTHMIQHMVLSMLVPILLVLGAPVTLALRALKPARRRGDRGPREWLNLFLNSRFSKVVTHPGVATPLFVISPYALYFTPLFPNLMNDHLGHLFMGVHFLLAGFLFYWIIVGVDPAPRKVPFLLRILLLLVAMGFHAFFGITIMMQSAPIAMDFYNQFEVPWLEGQAEDQYEGGGIAWALGEIPTVLVMLALVVQWSRDDEKEERRRERHSRRDGSDDADMDDYNAYLAELDRRSRGLPAKDEAADKVADADG